Genomic DNA from Hyperolius riggenbachi isolate aHypRig1 chromosome 10, aHypRig1.pri, whole genome shotgun sequence:
GGCAGAGCTCAGTATAAATAGGAGTAGCGGCGGCTGTGTCTCCCCATATtcgcagtagagatgggaagttcggatcttttcaatgatccggatgattcgaatcggatcattgaagagatccggatctttgatccgaatctcggatcattttactactggaagcattcgggggtgaaatgaacagcaggacaggtctgtggacaggagaaggggagggagtggacacacagagaaggggagaagatggacagagggcagggagtggacagagatgagaggagggacgagcagagagcagaaatgtttgcacacaatacccacatgctgcaatcatatgctttatgtcatatatttcacctacatgttcatctgtacactttgaaagaaaaggtcgcacagtgaaagaaagcattcccagaagataagtgcagctgtttagtgccgagtgcaggaggattatattgcctttcaatcacagtgtctgcaaagttactgagctgtgctgagccaaaagcttccaatgtgatcactgtgcagcactacggaacagccagcctataatgggcagcacattgcagccagtatgtgtgctctacacatatctggcagtggcacccatgtcccctctctcccatctacctgtctccctgcaaggccggctcccatccaacagagcgatccctgcttccaggaccccgctgcccgctgagagggggcgtgtcgctcctggccccgccccttttgcgatccgaatcgttcattttgatgattcggatgatcgactcataaaatagattcggatcaaagatccgaatcgttcatgatccggacaacactaattcgCAGCAGCACATTAGTGACGCTGATTAGCAGGCATGGCCAGAACCAAGCAGACAGCCCGCAAGTCCACCGGCGGGAAGGCTCCCCGCAAGCAGCTGGCTACTAAAGCCGCCCGTAAGAGCGCTCCAGCCACCGGCGGAGTGAAGAAGCCCCACCGCTACCGGCCCGGCACTGTGGCTCTCCGCGAGATCCGCCGCTACCAGAAATCCACCGAGCTGCTAATCCGCAAGCTGCCCTTCCAGCGCCTGGTGCGGGAGATCGCTCAGGACTTCAAGACCGACCTGCGCTTCCAGAGCTCGGCCGTCATGGCTCTGCAGGAGGCCAGCGAGGCTTATCTGGTGGGGCTCTTCGAGGACACCAACCTGTGCGCCATCCACGCCAAGAGGGTCACCATCATGCCCAAAGACGTCCAGCTGGCCCGCAGGATCCGCGGCGAGAGGGCCTAATCACGTCACGCAGCCATCCTATTACGTCAcacaaaggctcttttcagagccaccccACATTCTCCTTGCAGAGCagttttacaaagtgtattatcacTAAACTCTTCCAATGTGCCAGTCTGATCCAAGGGGAAGGTGGGTGGCCGAGAGATTTGGAAATGCAAGGACACTACCGGCTCTCTACACGAGGAAACAATCTGAAGTATAACATTGTTCTAATTTCTATAAAGTATATATTACAGTAGCGGATTCTACATAGTACACAGCGGGTCAGATCAGCATTCAGCAACGCTGATCCCTCTGTAGGGACCGATCCTTCCGCCTTAATCACTAAACAAATGTATAGTAAGCCATTGCATTTGTCTCAGCCATTCACTTCGACATCGCCGACGGGTACTTGACTTGCAGACATTTGAGCAAAGCTACAAGCCACTGTAGTGCATATATATTACACATTGGATTTTTAAGAGGAAAGTGGCCTTAGCCGACATATGTTGAGCTGCGGTGAGTGAAGCAGCATGTTATAGAACAGCCATCACAGTAGCCATACATCTAAGCCTTCGGTACAGGGTGTGACTTGGAAGTGCTGGGATGCCGGTAGAGGAGTAACACCATTTAAACGTACTGCTGCCGGCAGTTTTAGCAATGAGCAGACTAGGATATATGGGGGTAACGGATCGCTTGAAAATTGCTGGACTCAATGACATGTCTAAGTTTGCAATGCACTCCGTTACATGTACTACCTACACGCcgacaaacagaaaacatcacagCCCTTTGGGGGAGAGAttgggtggctctgaaaagagcctttgggtTTATGAGAGACAACCTTAGACTTATTTCTTCTTAGGAGCGGCCTTTTTAGGTTTGGCTGCCTTCTTTGCCGGGCTCTTAGCGGCTTTAGGCTTGGCTGCCTTCTTTGCCGGGCTCTTAGCGGCTTTAGGCTTGGCTGCCTTCTTTGCCGGGCTCTTAGCGGCTTTAGGCTTGGCTGTCTTCTTTGCCGGGCTCTTAGCGGCTGCAGGTTTCTTGGCCGCTTTCTTCGGACTCTTCTTGGCAGCACTGGGGGCTTTCTTAGCTTTCTTTGGAGACTTGGCCGCAGCAGCCGGCTTCTTAGACTTAGCCGCAGCGGATGGCTTTTTCTTGGCGGCCGCCttgtctttgctgccctccttctTGCTTATCTTGAAGGAGCCGGAGGCGCCGGTACCTTTGACATGGACAAGGGTGCCCTTTGTCAGCAAGCTCCTGACGGCCAGCTTGAGGCGGCTGTTATTCTTCTCTACATCGTATCCTCCGGCAGCCAGAGCCTTCTTCAGGGCGGCCAGGGAGACCCCGCTGCGCTCCTTAGAGGCGGACACGGCTCTGACGATCAGATCGGACACGCTGGGACCGGAAGGCTTGTTGCTGGCTTTCTTGGCTCCTCCGGTTGCCGCCTTCTTGC
This window encodes:
- the LOC137536802 gene encoding histone H3-like, producing the protein MARTKQTARKSTGGKAPRKQLATKAARKSAPATGGVKKPHRYRPGTVALREIRRYQKSTELLIRKLPFQRLVREIAQDFKTDLRFQSSAVMALQEASEAYLVGLFEDTNLCAIHAKRVTIMPKDVQLARRIRGERA
- the LOC137536314 gene encoding histone H1A-like; translation: MAETAPAATPPAAEPAAKKKQSKKAATGGAKKASNKPSGPSVSDLIVRAVSASKERSGVSLAALKKALAAGGYDVEKNNSRLKLAVRSLLTKGTLVHVKGTGASGSFKISKKEGSKDKAAAKKKPSAAAKSKKPAAAAKSPKKAKKAPSAAKKSPKKAAKKPAAAKSPAKKTAKPKAAKSPAKKAAKPKAAKSPAKKAAKPKAAKSPAKKAAKPKKAAPKKK